Proteins co-encoded in one Sus scrofa isolate TJ Tabasco breed Duroc chromosome 14, Sscrofa11.1, whole genome shotgun sequence genomic window:
- the NPM2 gene encoding nucleoplasmin-2 isoform X3 — protein MNRSRTSSTSEKATVALLWGCELNQEKPTCTFRPQKEGKQDCKLLLSTICLGEKAREEMNLVEILPPAGQDNRKRKAITLASLRASVLPMVVLVGLELSPPVTFQLRAGSGPVFLSGQEYYDPSDLSWEEDEEEEEGPEEEEEEEDDDDDDDDDDIDVSLEKETPVKQVKRLAPQKQTSAAKTQS, from the exons ATGAATCGCAGCCGCACCAGCAGCACCTCGGAAAAGGCCACGGTAGCCTTGCTCTGGG GCTGTGAGCTAAACCAGGAGAAGCCGACCTGCACCTTCAGACCCCAGAAGGAGGGGAAGCAGGACTGTAAGCTCTTGCTTAGCACG ATTTGCCTGGGGGAGAAAGCCAGAGAGGAGATGAACCTCGTGGAGATCCTGCCCCCTGCAGGCCAGGACAACAGGAAGAGAAAGGCCATCACGCTGGCCTCGCTTAGGGCCTCCGTCCTCCCCATG GTTGTCCTGGTGGGACTGGAGCTTTCTCCTCCTGTCACGTTCCAGCTCCGGGCTGGCTCTGGACCTGTGTTCCTCAGTGGCCAGGAATATTATG ACCCTTCAGACCTCTCCTGGGAGGAGgacgaagaggaggaggaaggcccggaggaagaagaggaggaggaagatgatgacgacgacgacgacgacgatgATATAGATGTGTCCCTGGAGAAGGAGACCCCTGTCAAACAGGTCAAGAGGCTGGCGCCCCAGAAGCAGACAAGTGCAGCTAAG ACACAGTCTTAA
- the NPM2 gene encoding nucleoplasmin-2 isoform X2, whose amino-acid sequence MNRSRTSSTSEKATVALLWGCELNQEKPTCTFRPQKEGKQDCKLLLSTICLGEKAREEMNLVEILPPAGQDNRKRKAITLASLRASVLPMVVLVGLELSPPVTFQLRAGSGPVFLSGQEYYDPSDLSWEEDEEEEEGPEEEEEEEDDDDDDDDDDIDVSLEKETPVKQVKRLAPQKQTSAAKARVTLKPKKLGSKK is encoded by the exons ATGAATCGCAGCCGCACCAGCAGCACCTCGGAAAAGGCCACGGTAGCCTTGCTCTGGG GCTGTGAGCTAAACCAGGAGAAGCCGACCTGCACCTTCAGACCCCAGAAGGAGGGGAAGCAGGACTGTAAGCTCTTGCTTAGCACG ATTTGCCTGGGGGAGAAAGCCAGAGAGGAGATGAACCTCGTGGAGATCCTGCCCCCTGCAGGCCAGGACAACAGGAAGAGAAAGGCCATCACGCTGGCCTCGCTTAGGGCCTCCGTCCTCCCCATG GTTGTCCTGGTGGGACTGGAGCTTTCTCCTCCTGTCACGTTCCAGCTCCGGGCTGGCTCTGGACCTGTGTTCCTCAGTGGCCAGGAATATTATG ACCCTTCAGACCTCTCCTGGGAGGAGgacgaagaggaggaggaaggcccggaggaagaagaggaggaggaagatgatgacgacgacgacgacgacgatgATATAGATGTGTCCCTGGAGAAGGAGACCCCTGTCAAACAGGTCAAGAGGCTGGCGCCCCAGAAGCAGACAAGTGCAGCTAAG GCCAGAGTCACACTCAAACCGAAAAAGCTGGGATCCAAGAAATGA
- the NPM2 gene encoding nucleoplasmin-2 (The RefSeq protein has 1 non-frameshifting indel compared to this genomic sequence) encodes MNRSRTSSTSEKATVALLWGCELNQEKPTCTFRPQKEGKQDCKLLLSTICLGEKAREEMNLVEILPPAGQDNRKRKAITLASLRASVLPMVVLVGLELSPPVTFQLRAGSGPVFLSGQEYYDPSDLSWEEDEEEEEGPEEEEEEEDDDDDDDDDDDIDVSLEKETPVKQVKRLAPQKQTSAAKKKKVEKEEAVRHSLKGKSPVEKARVTLKPKKLGSKK; translated from the exons ATGAATCGCAGCCGCACCAGCAGCACCTCGGAAAAGGCCACGGTAGCCTTGCTCTGGG GCTGTGAGCTAAACCAGGAGAAGCCGACCTGCACCTTCAGACCCCAGAAGGAGGGGAAGCAGGACTGTAAGCTCTTGCTTAGCACG ATTTGCCTGGGGGAGAAAGCCAGAGAGGAGATGAACCTCGTGGAGATCCTGCCCCCTGCAGGCCAGGACAACAGGAAGAGAAAGGCCATCACGCTGGCCTCGCTTAGGGCCTCCGTCCTCCCCATG GTTGTCCTGGTGGGACTGGAGCTTTCTCCTCCTGTCACGTTCCAGCTCCGGGCTGGCTCTGGACCTGTGTTCCTCAGTGGCCAGGAATATTATG ACCCTTCAGACCTCTCCTGGGAGGAGgacgaagaggaggaggaaggcccggaggaagaagaggaggaggaagatgatgacgacgacgacgacgacgatgATATAGATGTGTCCCTGGAGAAGGAGACCCCTGTCAAACAGGTCAAGAGGCTGGCGCCCCAGAAGCAGACAAGTGCAGCTAAG AAGAAAAAGGTGGAAAAAGAAGAGGCAGTGAG ACACAGTCTTAAAGGCAAGAGCCCTGTGGAAAAG GCCAGAGTCACACTCAAACCGAAAAAGCTGGGATCCAAGAAATGA
- the NPM2 gene encoding nucleoplasmin-2 isoform X1, translating into MNRSRTSSTSEKATVALLWGCELNQEKPTCTFRPQKEGKQDCKLLLSTICLGEKAREEMNLVEILPPAGQDNRKRKAITLASLRASVLPMVVLVGLELSPPVTFQLRAGSGPVFLSGQEYYDPSDLSWEEDEEEEEGPEEEEEEEDDDDDDDDDDIDVSLEKETPVKQVKRLAPQKQTSAAKKKKVEKEEAVRHSLKGKSPVEKARVTLKPKKLGSKK; encoded by the exons ATGAATCGCAGCCGCACCAGCAGCACCTCGGAAAAGGCCACGGTAGCCTTGCTCTGGG GCTGTGAGCTAAACCAGGAGAAGCCGACCTGCACCTTCAGACCCCAGAAGGAGGGGAAGCAGGACTGTAAGCTCTTGCTTAGCACG ATTTGCCTGGGGGAGAAAGCCAGAGAGGAGATGAACCTCGTGGAGATCCTGCCCCCTGCAGGCCAGGACAACAGGAAGAGAAAGGCCATCACGCTGGCCTCGCTTAGGGCCTCCGTCCTCCCCATG GTTGTCCTGGTGGGACTGGAGCTTTCTCCTCCTGTCACGTTCCAGCTCCGGGCTGGCTCTGGACCTGTGTTCCTCAGTGGCCAGGAATATTATG ACCCTTCAGACCTCTCCTGGGAGGAGgacgaagaggaggaggaaggcccggaggaagaagaggaggaggaagatgatgacgacgacgacgacgacgatgATATAGATGTGTCCCTGGAGAAGGAGACCCCTGTCAAACAGGTCAAGAGGCTGGCGCCCCAGAAGCAGACAAGTGCAGCTAAG AAGAAAAAGGTGGAAAAAGAAGAGGCAGTGAG ACACAGTCTTAAAGGCAAGAGCCCTGTGGAAAAG GCCAGAGTCACACTCAAACCGAAAAAGCTGGGATCCAAGAAATGA